Part of the Longimicrobiales bacterium genome, GCGGAACGCGGGCTGCAGATCGTACTCGCGCTTCAGCAGCGACATCGTCGCGTCCGTCGAGCCGTCGTTCACGAAGATGACTTCGTAGCCGGGATAATCGAGGTCCAGCAGCGAGCGCAGCGCGCCCAGGCAGTTGGCGGCTTCATTGTACGCCGGCACCAGAATGCTCACCGGCGGCGCACTGCCGAACCTCACCAGATCATCAACAGTGCCCGCATTCAGACTTCGCGAGTACTGCCGCAGCGCGCGAAAGCTCATGATACTGGACGCGAAGTAGTACCCGTTCAGGATAACGAAGTAGGCGAGCACCAGGATGTGGAAGACATAGAGCGACGTCCACGCGATCTCGAGCAGCATTACTCCTCCCGTCCTGCCGCGCGGCGCGGCTCATCTGACGAGGCGTCTCCTGCTGGCACGAGCATGCTGAGAGCTGAACGGGTCGAACCCATCGCGGGACCCGTGTCGGCGCTGTCGATGACCGGCGCAGAAGGCGTCGAGCTACGACCGCGCAGCTTCAGACCGTGCGCCGCGGCGCGCGCTACCCATGGCGAGGAATCGTGCACGGCGGGCTCTACGATGTCGGCGAGGTCGGCGTCATCACCGATGCGGGCGAGGCAGGCGACCGCCTGCCCGCGGACTATCTCATCCTGAATACGGCACAGGTTGCGAACGACGTCGCGCTGTTCCGGAGTCGATCCCGAACCGAGCAGTCGCAGTGACGCCGCCAGCAGATTGGTGTCGTTCTCTTCCAGCAGCACACGGGCCGCGACACCTGCCGCCTGCACGTAATCCAGCTCAGCCAGCGCGTCGGCGCATACGGCACGGGAGTATGGCGGTCGTGTCAGGTCTGCGAAGGTCTCGGCAAGAGCGGGCGCCGCCGAGGGACCGAATGAGACCAGCACGGACCGCAGCAGACGCCGGTCCCAGTTGTGATACCGCTCGAGCCGGGCGAGCAGTGGAGCCACCGGCCCCACGCCTACCTGGGCGTACGCGCGGGCGGCCGTCATCGCCACATGCGGCTCCGCAGCATCCAGCCCGGCCACGATCGCGTCGCGGGCCCCGAGCCCGGCCAGCTCCGATAGCGTCCGGATCGCGCGCGCGCGCTGCCACACGTCTCCGGTCCGGGCCCGCTTCTCCAGTACAGCCAGATACGGCTGTGCCAGCTCCTGATACAGCCGACGGCGAGCGGGCCGCGTCTCCGACACAAGCACCTTGTACAGATAGTCCAGCAGCACGACGTGTTCGGACGGTTTGATTCGCGAGTGCAGCGTAGCTGCGTCGCCCGAGCCATGCACAATGGACGCGATTACAGCGTCCATCTTCGTCTCCAGCTTCGCCCAGAGAGCCGCTTTTCGCATGTTCGCCCGCCGCAGCCGCGCAGCGGCCGCCAGAAAGGCGACGGCGACCGCGAACATCACTGCGGTTGCAACGACCACTGCGAGCAGGGCAGGACTCGCCTGTGTCAATGTCGACAGCACGTCCACGTGGCTTCCCCTTCGTCAGGACCACCTGCGGGCAGCCTCATTGCCGCCCGCCGATACGCAGGAAGGGGCAACGGCCGTACCGTTTGGCGGCGAAGAGGTTAAGCGGTTATGACGAAACGATTTGGGAAAAGACGGCGAGCCGCGTGCATGCCCGAGTGGTGCATTCCGGGGTGGCCGGATTGTCCCGGGATGCTACAAAATGCGCGGTCGCGGCCGGTGGGGCGGCGTGAATTTGCGGCAGCGGAGAGGCGGCAGCGGGCGCGTTCCTACGCTACCCGCTGTGACCCCCGCGCCGCTCCTACGCGGTTCGCATCCAGGAGACGATCTCGCGGAAAGTGGGTTTCTGACCGGTCGCAAAGATCGCGATGCGGTAGATCTTGGCCGCGAGCCACATGATGAGCGCGGCTGTCGCGAACAGCAGGATGACGGACGCCGCGATCTGCCAGAGGGGGACGTTCGTGGCGCTGGCGCGAACGGGCATCACCATGGGTGACGTGAAGGGCACGAAGGACCCGACCGTTGCAATGGTGCTGTTGGGATTCTCCGCAGCCGGCATCGAGATGAAGAGTCCGATAATGAATGGCAGCAGCACCGGAAAAACGAACTGCTGAGCCTCCTGTGCGTTGGTGACCATCGAGCCGATCAATGCGAACAGGGTGGCGAAGAGCAGAAAGCCGCCGGCGAAGTAGACGACGAAGAGCACGCCGACCGAGAGCGGCACGTTCGGCAGTGCGGCCTGTTCGGAGATCGACTCGATCATGGAGCTGCTCAGGCCGAGCGTCTCCGCAGCCGTCAATCCGTATGCGAGCAGCAACCCGGCCGCGACGACCCAGATGAGCATCTGCACAACGCCCGTAGCACCGATGCCGAGCACCTTGCCGACGAGCAGATCGCGCGCATGGATAGAGCTGACGATGAGCTCCACGATGCGGTCGCGCTTCTCTTCCTGCACGCTGGACATGATGGACTGGCCATACATCATGACCACGATGTAGATACCGAACGCCATGAAGAACGCGAGCATGCGTGCGGCCATGGGATTGCCCACGCCGGTCTTCGTGATGTTCATCCGGACGGCCTGCAACGCCTCGCCGAGCCGCCCCTCGTCGATGCCCTCCGCGCGCAGCCGCTCCGAATGGACCGCGCGCTGAACTGACGCCTGAAGGTCGCCCGTCACCTTGGAGCTGGTTGCGTTCGACCCATCATATACGGCCTGCCCGCCGGTGAAGACGTCCGGCGGGATCCACAGGAACCCGTCCAGCTCCTCAGCCACGATTCGTTCGGTCAGCTCCGTGCTCACGGCGTCGAACTCGTCGGGTCGCGCCTCGCGCGTGTCGAAGGTGTAGACCGGCTTCACCATGAACGATGGGCCGAGGGCGGCGCGTTCGCGCGCGTGTTCCGCAACACGCTCCGCAAGGCCGCGACCGGTCGCATCGACGATGGCAACGTGATGTTCGCCCCCGCCCGACTTCATGATGATGAAGATCTGGAGCACGAAGACGCCGATAATGAGCAGCGGTCCGAGCACCGTCCCGACAATGAACGAGCGCGAGGCCATCCCCTCCGTGAATTCACGCTTGATGATCGGGGTGATCCTAGACATGGATGGCCTCCGCCGCCGGCTGGACACCGCCGACTCGTTCGATGAAGACCTGTTCGAGGGACGGCTCGGCAACCTCGAAGCGGCGCACCGGGATACCCGAAGCGACGAGTTCCTCGAGCAGGCGCTGCGGGTCGGCACCGTCCGCGAGTCCGACTTCGACCTCACTGCCATGTTCACGGATCTGTTCGACGAGGCCGGTCTGCTTCAGGCGCTGAGCGAGTTCGGCCGAAGAGCCGGCGACGCGAATGCGCACGTATTCGGAGCCATGCCGACGCTTTACCTCCGCCAGTGATCCGTCGGCCACCTTGGTGCCGCGCGCAATGATGCAGACATGGTCGCACAGCCGCTCAGCGTGCTCAATGATGTGTGTGCTGAAGATGAGCGTGCGTCCTTCAGTGCGGAGCTCGTCGATGATCTCGCGGAGCACCCGCTGGTTAATCGGATCCAGACCGCTGAACGGCTCGTCCAGAATCACGATGTCCGGCTCGTGCACGATCGATCCAATGAACTGCACCTTCTGCTGCATGCCCTTCGACAGCTCCTGCAGCGGCGCCTCCGCGCGGTCGAGCAGATCCAGCCGCTCCAGCCACCGATCGATGCGCGCGCGTGTGTCACGTGGGCGGACGCCCTTCAGCTCACCAAAGAACGAGAGCAGCGCACGCACTTTCATCCGCTTGTAGACGCCACGCTCTTCCGGCAGGTATCCGATCCTGTCGAGGCCCTTCTGCGCCAGCGGCTGCCCGAGGACGCGGATCTCGCCGCCGTCCGGCGGCAGGATCCTCATGATCATGCGAATGGTCGTCGTCTTGCCCGCACCATTCGGTCCGAGCAGTCCGTAAGTTGCGCCTCGGGGCACGACCAGGTCCAGCGGCTTCACCGCCTGAAACGAGTCGTAGCTCTTCGCGACACCGCTCAGCTCGAGTGCAGGCGCCGAATCGAGTCCCATTCCCGTCCCTTCATTGGTGTGGTACGCGGATTCTTCGAATGTCCGGTTCCAGCAGCTGTGCAATATATGGGTGCGCGCCGGGGCGGGCGATTTGCGCGGGGCGATCGGCGGTCTGACGCGGGCGGGCCGCTGCTCACGCAGGGCGGGGGCGCCAGATGCCGGAAGCCACGCGATGCTCGGGCGTGAGCTGCTGCGAGAGGGCCGGCCCGGCGGTATACACCCAGCACGGCACGGTCCCGCCGGTGTTCAGCTCGACCTCGGTCGCAATGCGCCGGAACAGACCCGCCGCTGTGCCCTCGTACGCATCGAGATAGAGCAGCAGCTCCGCCGGGCAGCGCCAGATTTCGCCGTGCACCGGGTCGCTGCCGTAGTGTACGAGCGCGGGGAAGCGACCATCAACATCGTAGAGCGTGCCGCCGATCGTGCCTTCCCCGACCTTGACGCAGTCGGTCAGGTGCCCGGCCGCGCCGCCAATGGCGGGTCCGCCGCGCAGAGTACCGTAGGCGAAGAGACTGAACTCGCTCACGTACCGCGCCTCACCCTGCCGGGCTCGATCCCACCGGAATGCAGAATCTTCTCCTGCAGCCGCTGCTCCTGCTCTTCCACGAACCGGCCTACACTGCGCAGGTGATCCGCGGCACTATCGAACTCGCCGGCCGGGAAGTCTTCAGCCTCCGCGTGGCGGAGCGCGCCCGCCACGGCGTCCAGCTCCGACTCTGCCTTTTCGACCGCACGGTTCAGGCGATTGAGTGCGCGGCGCGCTTCACGAGCTGCTTCCATGTTCTCCTCCGGATGCCGCCGCGGACGCGCGGTCCGCGGCCTCGACAGTTGCCACCGGTCCATCCACCGACTCGAGGTGCAGCGTCGCGCCCGGTTCCACTTCGCGTCGCACATACCCGAGCGCGATGGCCTGGCCGAAGCGGGGCGACCAGGCAGCGCTCGTGATCCGGCCGACCTTCCGGCCGTCCTCCGCGCGCACCAGCGAGGAATCGGGTGCCGGTGCGGTCGCGTCACCGAGCAGGATGTGCCGCAGGACCCAGTTCACATGACCACGGTGCAGGATGCGTATGATCACCTCCTGCCCGGTGTAGCATCCCTTCGTCTCACTGATCGCGCGCTCACGCAGGCCCGCCTCGAGCGGAATCGTTGCCTCCGTCAGCTCCGCTCCCCAGCGCGGACTGCCAGCCTCGATGCGCAGCACGTCGAGCGTCGCGTGGCCCGCGGGACGCGCGCCTGCGGATACGAGCGCCTGCCACACCGTCTCGAGCACTGTCGCCGCCACCACCAGATCGAAGCCCGGCACACCGAAGTACGATGTCGCGATCGCGATGACCGGCGCATCAGCTACCGCGCCTCCATGCAAGTCATCTTCGATCGGTTCTCCCGGGAAAGTCATGCCCAGTGCATCAGCCAGGACTGCGCGGGCATTCGGACCGTACAGTCCCAGCTCGCCCCACGCGGCCGCTGCATCCTCGAACTTTGCGAACAATGGCGGAACGAACTTGCGCAGGTGCTGCATCAGACCTTCGGCCGCACCGGCATCCGTCTCCAGCAGCAGGTCCGGACCATGGCGCAGCACGCGCACGTCCGCCACCATTTTACCCTTAGGCGTGAGCACCGCGGCGTATACCGCCCGGTCCGGCGGCGCATTCACAATGTCGTTGGATATCAGGCCCTGGATCATTTTGACGGGGTCGCGCCCATGCACGCGCACGATGCTGCGATCGCTCCGCTCGGCCACGACCGACCCGCTGCATGCGGCATGATATTCCGCAGCCGGATCTCCGTAGTTCCGCGGCACCGGTACCGTATCATCACTCCAGCGGGCACTGGCCGCATCGTGCAGGGCGCGCAGCCGGCTCACGGCCCCGCCTCCAGCTGATCGAGCAGGAGCTGGACGCGGGCGGTATCCGGCGCATCCGGCATGAGCTCCAGGTAGCGCTGCAGCGCGGCCGCCGCCTCGCGGTCGCGACCCAGCCGTGTCAACACGATACCACGATCGCGTTCGTCGTCCGCCGATTCCGGACGCACGAGCAGAATGCGCTCGATCGCAGCGAGTGCGCGCACGTCGTCACGGCGGTTGAGGTAGGTGCCCTTCAGATTGGCGAGGAGCCGGACCAGGATGTCGCAGCGGTCCGCAGCACGCAGGAAATCCGGCTGCATGCGCACGGATCCCCCATACACGTGGTCGAGCAGATCCTGCGCCTCGTCCTCGAAGCGCACCATGCCGCTCTGAAACGGATCCACCAGCAGCTGTACCGCCTCGCCCTGATAACGGACCAGGAAATGTCCCGGGAAGTTCACACCGTGCAGCGGAATGCCGAGGCGCCACCCGACTTCCAGGTAGATAATGCTGAGCGTGATGGGGATGCCCATCCGCCGATCGATGACATTGTTCAGAAACGAGTTTCGCGGATCGTAATACTCCATGCGATTGCCGCGGAACCCCTCCTCCTCGAACAGCACACGACTGACTTCCTGCAGCATCACGATCGGTGCGGTCTCATCCCACAGCCGGTCGCGCGCACGCTCCGCCAGCTCATCGAGACGCCGCAGGTAGGGCTCCGGCGCAAGCTGCGGATACTCCTCCGCCGCGATCAGCAGGGCTGCCTCGGCCAGGTCCACCTCCGGCTCCGGCTTCTGCACCGCCTCACCGAACCTGGCGCGCGCGGAACGGGCCGGTATGGTCACGTCGTCTGCGGCTCCCTGCACAGCGTAACGAGCCGCGGCGCATCACCCGTCAGCTCACGCGTGATTCGATGTACATCGGCCGTGCTCGCAGCATTCGGCAGGTCGCGCTCCACCGTTTCGCCGCCGTCGTGCGGCAGGAATACCACTGTCACGCGGAACCCCTGCACACCCGTTCCCTTACGGGCCAGCAGGTTGACCGTGTAGTGGCGGCCATCCACTTCCAGATCTGAATCGAGACGGTGCTCGATCCAGGATTTTCCCTTTGCGAACTTGCTCATTGCTCACCTTTTCGAGACCCGTGAAAAGTAAGCCCCGATGGAAGGGGGCTGCAACGGCGCGCAGGCCGGACACACCGGAATCCCGGCCGGCTGTCACACCACTCTTGCGCCGCGCGAGCCGTGCACCAGACATTTCGGATGCGACCGCGAAACCTCCTGCCCGAGCTCCGCGACCCGCACATACGCGTGTGCGTGCCTCATCCGGCCGCGCTTCCCGTGCGACTACCGGCTCCCCTGCCTGCAACGGAGGCTTACCCAATGGTCCGACGCATCGTCCTTGTCGCCGCCATCGCGGTGGTGGCGTTCTCCGGCACTTCCGCCGCTCAGCAGGCCGATACCGATCCCCTGCGTGTCTTCGTGGACTGCGATTTCCGCTGCGATATGGATTTCCTCCGTACCGAGATCGGCTGGGTGGACTACATGCGCGACCGGGCCGATGCCCAGGTCCACATCCTCGGGACATCCCAGAGCACGGGGGGCGGCGGACGCCAATACACGCTCGAGTTCATCGGCCTGCGCGGATTCGCGGGTCGGACCGACACACTCGTGTACAATACCACTGCCGACGATACGGAAGAGATTGCACGGCGCGGACTCGCTCAGACGATCAAGCTCGGGCTCGTGCCGTTCATTGCCGGCTCCCCCCTCGGCCAACGCCTCGCCATTACACTGCCCGCTCAACCTGCCGCCGGGGCCGCGCCGGAACTGCCGCAACGCGACCCGTGGAATTTCTGGACGTTCCGCGTCAACTTCAATGGCAATGTCGAGGGCGAGAGCTCACGCGAAGCATACCGTCTGTCCAGCGGTTTCTCTGCGAATCGGACTACCGAAGCGTGGAAGCTGAACCTTTCCATCAATGGCAGCTATTCGGAACAGTCCTTTACATTCCCGCTGGAGTCCGGCGACACGACGATCACATCCTTCAACCGTAACTACTCCGCCAGCTCTCTCGTGGTGAAGAGCTTCGGCGATCACATGTCGGTGGGCGCACGCACCAACGCCAGCACATCCACATTCGGCAACACGTCACTGTCGCTCACGTTCACGCCCGCCATCGAGTTCAAC contains:
- a CDS encoding HEAT repeat domain-containing protein: MDVLSTLTQASPALLAVVVATAVMFAVAVAFLAAAARLRRANMRKAALWAKLETKMDAVIASIVHGSGDAATLHSRIKPSEHVVLLDYLYKVLVSETRPARRRLYQELAQPYLAVLEKRARTGDVWQRARAIRTLSELAGLGARDAIVAGLDAAEPHVAMTAARAYAQVGVGPVAPLLARLERYHNWDRRLLRSVLVSFGPSAAPALAETFADLTRPPYSRAVCADALAELDYVQAAGVAARVLLEENDTNLLAASLRLLGSGSTPEQRDVVRNLCRIQDEIVRGQAVACLARIGDDADLADIVEPAVHDSSPWVARAAAHGLKLRGRSSTPSAPVIDSADTGPAMGSTRSALSMLVPAGDASSDEPRRAAGREE
- a CDS encoding ABC transporter permease, with product MSRITPIIKREFTEGMASRSFIVGTVLGPLLIIGVFVLQIFIIMKSGGGEHHVAIVDATGRGLAERVAEHARERAALGPSFMVKPVYTFDTREARPDEFDAVSTELTERIVAEELDGFLWIPPDVFTGGQAVYDGSNATSSKVTGDLQASVQRAVHSERLRAEGIDEGRLGEALQAVRMNITKTGVGNPMAARMLAFFMAFGIYIVVMMYGQSIMSSVQEEKRDRIVELIVSSIHARDLLVGKVLGIGATGVVQMLIWVVAAGLLLAYGLTAAETLGLSSSMIESISEQAALPNVPLSVGVLFVVYFAGGFLLFATLFALIGSMVTNAQEAQQFVFPVLLPFIIGLFISMPAAENPNSTIATVGSFVPFTSPMVMPVRASATNVPLWQIAASVILLFATAALIMWLAAKIYRIAIFATGQKPTFREIVSWMRTA
- a CDS encoding ATP-binding cassette domain-containing protein, which gives rise to MGLDSAPALELSGVAKSYDSFQAVKPLDLVVPRGATYGLLGPNGAGKTTTIRMIMRILPPDGGEIRVLGQPLAQKGLDRIGYLPEERGVYKRMKVRALLSFFGELKGVRPRDTRARIDRWLERLDLLDRAEAPLQELSKGMQQKVQFIGSIVHEPDIVILDEPFSGLDPINQRVLREIIDELRTEGRTLIFSTHIIEHAERLCDHVCIIARGTKVADGSLAEVKRRHGSEYVRIRVAGSSAELAQRLKQTGLVEQIREHGSEVEVGLADGADPQRLLEELVASGIPVRRFEVAEPSLEQVFIERVGGVQPAAEAIHV
- a CDS encoding gamma-glutamylcyclotransferase family protein, with product MSEFSLFAYGTLRGGPAIGGAAGHLTDCVKVGEGTIGGTLYDVDGRFPALVHYGSDPVHGEIWRCPAELLLYLDAYEGTAAGLFRRIATEVELNTGGTVPCWVYTAGPALSQQLTPEHRVASGIWRPRPA
- a CDS encoding glycine cleavage T C-terminal barrel domain-containing protein; translation: MSRLRALHDAASARWSDDTVPVPRNYGDPAAEYHAACSGSVVAERSDRSIVRVHGRDPVKMIQGLISNDIVNAPPDRAVYAAVLTPKGKMVADVRVLRHGPDLLLETDAGAAEGLMQHLRKFVPPLFAKFEDAAAAWGELGLYGPNARAVLADALGMTFPGEPIEDDLHGGAVADAPVIAIATSYFGVPGFDLVVAATVLETVWQALVSAGARPAGHATLDVLRIEAGSPRWGAELTEATIPLEAGLRERAISETKGCYTGQEVIIRILHRGHVNWVLRHILLGDATAPAPDSSLVRAEDGRKVGRITSAAWSPRFGQAIALGYVRREVEPGATLHLESVDGPVATVEAADRASAAASGGEHGSSS
- a CDS encoding transglutaminase-like domain-containing protein yields the protein MTIPARSARARFGEAVQKPEPEVDLAEAALLIAAEEYPQLAPEPYLRRLDELAERARDRLWDETAPIVMLQEVSRVLFEEEGFRGNRMEYYDPRNSFLNNVIDRRMGIPITLSIIYLEVGWRLGIPLHGVNFPGHFLVRYQGEAVQLLVDPFQSGMVRFEDEAQDLLDHVYGGSVRMQPDFLRAADRCDILVRLLANLKGTYLNRRDDVRALAAIERILLVRPESADDERDRGIVLTRLGRDREAAAALQRYLELMPDAPDTARVQLLLDQLEAGP